The window TGGCAAAAGATGTTTGAATGCTGAAGAAATTTATGGTGATGAATTCAAATATAAGGTATTGGAAAGAACAAATATTGTCAAGGATGAAGAGGGTAAAGAGTTCAAAATAGAAGAGAATTTGATAATAACGTATTCAAGCAAGAGAGCCAAGAAAGACAAAGAAGACAGAGAGAGATTGGTAAGAAAAGCCAAAGAGCTTTTAGAGAACAAAGGAAGCATAACAGCCTTAGAAAAGAAAGGTGCAAGGAAATATTTGAAGAAGAAATCAAAATCAGAAGAATATGTATTGGATGAGGAAACGATAAAACGAGATGAGAAATTTGACGGTTATTATGCAATTCAAACGAGCAAAAAGGATATGGATGTAGAAGAGGTTTTAGGAGCATATCACGATTTATGGAAGATAGAACAGTCATTCAGAGTAATGAAAAGCTGTTTAGAAGTGCGACCGATATATCACTTTACAGAAAGCAGAATAAAAGGACATTTTGTGATATGTTTTTTGGCATTTTTACTGCAAAGGACATTGGAATATATTTTGAGGAGAAAAGGTAAAGGAATAAGTAGTGAAAGGATAATGGAAGCAATATATTCAATGAACTTTTTTGAAATAGAGATAAAAGGGAAGAAATATTTGATAAAGCAAAAAATTGAGGGAGAAGCTGGAGATATACTGAATGTAATGAAGATAAAGGGTCCAAAAAACTTCATGACATATGAGGAAGGCTTAGAATTTATTGGTATTAGCAAATGATGTAGTGACAAAATTGAGGTCCATATTTTGTCAATCCCAGTCCTCCCAAGCTTTTTGAGCTTCAAACTGACAAAGTCAAGAGAGATTGCAGAAATGATTCACAAGGATGTGAAATCAATTGACAATGCACTGCAACGTGTAAAGAAGAAGGATTGAGAAGTACTTAAATAGTTCTGAGTAAGAGATGTGAACTTTTAAAAGACAGAAAATAGAGTTTTAGGAAGATGGCTGCAGCGAAGTTGGGAGATAGGCTTGCGCAGGCCATCTTTTTTGTTTGTTGTAAAAATTTTAAACTATATTATAATATACTTGTCCAATTTTTTTTAAAAAGGAGGCCTAATAAAGATGAAAAAAATAACCTTTGGAACAGATGGTTGGCGTGGGGTTATTGCAGACGACTTTACATTTGACAACGTAAAAATTGTTGCTCAGGCTATTTCAGATTATGTCCTGGAAACTTACGAAAGTCCGAAAATAATCGTTGGTTATGACTATAGATTCCATTCAGAAAACTTTGCAAAGATTTGTGCTGAGATTTTAAGCTCAAATGGTATTCAAGTGCTATTTTCGCAAAATCCAATTCCTACCCCGGCTGTTGCACATGCAGTTGTGAAAAAAGGAGCAAGCGGTGCAATTATGATAACAGCAAGCCACAATCCATATTATTACAATGGAATAAAGTTCATACCTCATTATGGTGGTCCAGCAAATACGCAAATTACTGACAAGATAATAAAAAATGTTGAGAGAATCCAAAAAGAAGGGCTAAAAGATATAAATCCTGACAAAGATCTCATTGAGTATTTTGACTACAAAGAAGAGTATTTGAACGACATATTGAATCTGATAGACAAAAAAGCGTTTGAGGGCAAACAACTAAAGGTACTTGTAAATCCTATGTATGGTTGTGGGATAGGGTATATTGACGAGGCTCTAAGACGGCTTGGATGTGACGTAAAAGTAATAAACAACTGGCGTGACCCACTTTTTGGTGGTCATTTGCCAGAGCCAAATTTAGAGAATATGAAGGATTTGCTTGAGATTATAAAGACAGAGGAGTTTGATTTAGGGCTTGCAACAGATGGTGATGCTGACAGGTTTGGTGTTGTAAACCCTGATGGTCAGTTTATTTCAGCAAATGAAGTGATATTTATGTTAACAGATTATTTAATTAACACAAGAGGCAAGGCTTCCTCTGTTGCAAGAACTGTCGCAACAACCTCTATGATTGACAAGATTGCTCAAAAACATGGTATGAGATGCATTGAAACACCAGTTGGGTTTAAGTACATTGCAGAGTGTCTTATGAAAGAGGATGCTTTAATTGGTGGTGAGGAATCAGGTGGACTTTCTATAAAAGGGCATGTGCCGGAAAAGGATGGGATTTTGGCAGACCTTTTGGTTGCAGAGGCGGTTGCAAAGCTTGAAAAATCTCCAAGAGAGATTTTAGATAGAATTGAATCTGAGTATGGAAAGCTATATAGTAAAAGAATTGACGTTAGAACCACACATAGCAAAAAACAAGAGGCATTAGAGAGAATAAAGAATTTTGGCAAAGACAACGTAGCTGGGCTGAGGTGCTTAGAGTACAGGACAAGAGATGGTCTTAAAGTTATTTTAGAGGATGAGGCATGGTTTTTGGTAAGGGCGTCTGGTACAGAGGATTTGATTAGAATATATGCGGAGAGCAAGGATGCAAAGACTCTTGAAAATATACTTTCTGAGGTAAAAGAATATCTGGGTTTGTAGTTTTTTATACAGGATTGCTTATTGCTTAAGTGTAATAAAATTGAAGAATCTATGAATATGAATATTATAAATTTGCAAAAAGCACATTTGTGGAGGTAATTCGTAGATGACCAAATTAAAGGTTGCAGTTTTGTTCGGTGGAGTTTCAACAGAACATGAAGTTTCGATAATCTCTGCAAAATCGGTTATGCAAAACCTTGACAAGGAAAAGTATGAGATAATACCAATTGGTATTACAAAAGAAGGGAAGTGGCTTTTGTACACAGGAAAGATAGAAGATTTAGACAGCAAATGGACAATGTATTCAATTGAATGTTTTATCTCACCAGACAGGACTAAAAAAGCGCTTGTGAAGATAAAAGATGGTGAAGCTACCTTTATTGACATTGACGTTGTATTTCCTGTATTGCATGGATTAAATGGTGAGGATGGTACTGTACAAGGGCTTTTAGAGCTCTCGGGGATTCCGTATGTTGGATGTGGTGTGTTGTCATCAGCGCTCTGCATGGACAAAGCTTTTGCTAAAAAACTTGCTCTTTTAGAGGGGATTCCACAGGGCCATTTTTTAGTGATTTACAAAGATGAGTATCTTTCCAAAAAGGAATATTTCATCAGACGGATTGAAAGTGAGTTTTCGTATCCTGTATTTGTAAAGCCTGCAAATTCAGGTTCATCAGTTGGGATTTCAAAGGCAAAAGACAAAGACGAGCTGATTTTGGCAATCCATGAGGCATTTTTGTATGATACCAAGATTTTGATCGAAGAGGCTATAAATGCACGTGAGATTGAGTGTGCAGTGCTTGGCAATAGCGAAATTTTTGTGTCAGCCTTGGGAGAGATAGTGCCTTCGAGGGAGTTTTATTCGTATGAAGCAAAGTATATAGATGGCTCATCAGAATTAATCATTCCTGCAAAACTTGAAAAGCAGGTAGAGGATGAGATTAAGGAGCTTGCTATTAAGATTTACAAGCTTTTTGAGTGTAGTGGTATGGCAAGAATAGACTTTTTTGTTGACAAAGAAACTAATAAGGTGTATTTCAATGAAGTAAATACAATCCCTGGCTTTACAAGTATTTCGATGTATCCAAAACTGATGGAGTACAGCGGTATACCATATCCTCAGCTTCTTGACAGACTCATACAATTTGCAATTGAAAAGAACCAACAAAAACAAAGCATAAAATATAGCAAAGAGGGTTAAAGCCTATGGATACAAGACCAATTGGGATATTTGACTCAGGCCTTGGCGGGCTTACAGTCTTCAAAGAGATTGTAAATCTTATGCCAAATGAGAGCATAGTATATTTTGGTGATACGGCAAGGATCCCTTATGGATCTAAGTCCAAAGAGACAGTGACAAAGTTTGCCACTCAAAACACAAGGTTTTTGCTATCCAAAAATGTCAAGATTGTAGTTGTTGCTTGCAACACTGCGTCTGCCTATGCATACGAATATTTAAAAAGTCAGTTTGATGTTCCGATTGTTGCTGTCATTGAGCCTGGAGCAAAAGCTGCAGTCTTAGCAACAAAGAACAAGAAAGTTGGTGTAATTGGTACAGAAGGCACAATTGCAAGTGGTTCTTTTGAGAAAAAGATTTTAGAGTATGACCCAGAGATAGAGGTGTATTCAAAGCCCTGTCCTCTATTTGTGCCGCTTGTTGAGGAAGGGTGGGTCGATAAAGAAGTGACATATCTTGTTGCAAAGGAATATTTAGAAGAGTTCAGAGAAAAGGGAATAGATACCCTTGTTTTAGGGTGTACACACTATCCATTTTTACAAAATGTCATAAAGAAGATTTTACCAGAGGTAACTTTGATAAACCCTGCGCTTGAGACAGCAAAACAAACATATGAGGTTCTAAAACAAAACAATATGTTAAATAGCTCAGAGGAGGAGCCAACTTATTATTTTTATGCAAGTGACAATTTGAAAAAGTTCGAAGCAGTTGCTTCAATATTCTTAAATGAAAAGATAAAATGTGAAGAAAAGATTGATATAGAAAAATACTAAAACCAATGTTTTTGAGGTGAAAGTATGAAAAAAGACGTTTTGATTTTTGTCAAGGGCACCCAAGAATACCCCATAAATAGCCTTGAGAATAGCATAGAGTTTTTCACAGAAGGCACGTTTTATAAAAAAGGTGAAAGCTTTTATGTGACATATAAAGAAAGCGAGCTTACTGGGCTTGAAGGTACAACTACTACATTTAAGATTCAGCCGAACCATATAACATTAATTCGCTATGGCGATGTTACGTCAACCCTTATTTTTGAGCCGGGCAAGAGGCATATATCAACATATATCACTGAAGACGGTGTGATAATGATAGGAGTTTATACAAAGAAGATGAGGGTAGATTTGACCGAAAATGGTGGAGAGGTTTTTGTTGAATATGCCATAGATTTAGATTCGCATATGATGTCTGAAAACGACTTTTTACTCAAAATAAAAGAGGCAGGTGTAAAAAATTGAATTTAGTAAAACTTGCAAAAGACCAGATAAAAGATACCATTGAAAAGGCTATAAATACTTGCGTTGAAAAGGGCATATTTCAGCTAAACGATGTTGTTCCTCCAATAATGATCGAAAAACCAAAAGAAAAAGCTCATGGCGATTTTGCAACCAACATTGCAATGGAGCTTACTAGAAAACTCAAAAAAAACCCACGTGAAATAGCTCAGAACATTGTAGATAATATTGACCTGACAAACACTTTGATTGAAAAAGTAGAAGTTGCAGGGCCAGGCTTTATCAATTTCTTTTTCAAAAGACAGTGGCTTTACAAGGTTGTAGATGCTATACTTTCTGAAGGTGATGATTATGGCAAAGTAGATATTGGAAATGGGAAAAAGGTTATGGTTGAATTTGTTTCTGCAAATCCGACAGGACCTATGCACATGGGAAATGCGCGAGGTGGTGCGCTTGGCGACTGTCTTGCAAACCTTTTAAAATGGGCAGGGTATAAAGTTACAAAAGAGTTTTATGTAAACGATGCAGGGAATCAAATAGAAAAATTTGGACAGAGCCTTGAGATAAGATACAGACAGCTCAAGGGCGAAAAAATAGAACTTCCAGAGGATTGTTATCACGGTGAGGATATAATCGAGCGAGTCAAAGAATACTTAAACGAAAATGGGGATGATTTAGAAACTTTGCCTTCTGAGGAGAGAAGAAAAAAGCTTGTTGAGTTTGCGCTCAAGAGAAATATTGCACTGATGAAAGAACATTTACAAAAGTATGGCATCGAATATAATGTGTGGTTCCATGAGAGCAGCCTCTATACCAGTGGTGAGGTTTTTGAGACAATTGAGGAATTGAAAAAGAGGGGATTTACCTATGAAAAAGACGGAGCTGTATGGTTTGCTGCATCAAAGTTGGATGAAAATTTAAAAGATGAGGTTTTGATAAGAACAAATGGAATACCCACGTATTTTGCAGCTGACATTGCTTACCACAGGAACAAGTTTGAGAAACGAGGGTTTGACATTGTAATTGACATTTGGGGAGCAGACCATCATGGACATGTTCCAAGGATGAAGGCTGCAATGAAAGCACTTGGAATTGATCCTGAAAGGCTTGTTATAATCCTTATGCAACTTGTACGGCTTGTTCGTGGCAAGGAAGTTGTGCGAATGTCAAAAAGAACAGGTAAGGCTATAACCCTTATCGATTTGATAGAAGAGATTGGGAAGGACGCAGCAAGGTTTATGTTCAACACAAAATCGGCAGACACACATATTGAGATAGACTTAGACCTTGTTACACAGCAGACCCTTGACAATCCTGTATTTTACGTGCAGTATGCTCATGCAAGAACTTGTGGGATAATAAGGGCTCTTTCTGAAGAGGGGATTGTTCTAAATAAAGAAAAAATTAGGCTTGAGCTTTTGCAGCAAGAGGAAGAGCTTGAGCTGCTCAAAAAACTTTTGGAGCTTCCAGAAGAGATAGAGATTGCAGCACGCAATTTAGATGTTAGCAGGGTTACAAAGTACCTTTTAGATTTGGCCTCAATTTTTCATGCTTTTTACAATGCATGTAGAGTAAAAAATGAAAACGAAGAGCTAATGCATACAAGACTTTCACTTGTCGAATGTGTAAGGATTGTAACTAAAAATGTGCTGACACTTTTGGGTGTTGATGCTCCAGAAAAAATGTAAATAAAGATGGGGCCTCTTAACTATTTTTGACAAATGGTTAAGAGGCTTTTTGTTTACTTTGAATAAAATTTAGATTAAAAGTTTTTAATCTATTGTTAGTCTTTGAAACAATATGATATAATTTGAGTAGTAAAAAGCACTTAAGTTGGGAGTTATACTATGGATATATTTGCAATACTAATTAGAAATGTATTCTTTCCTTTAATGGAATTATTCAAAGGAAATAGGATTAGAAAAAAATTGAATATTTTGAGAAATAATCAATCAAAAAGTAAATTGGAGATTGAAAACATCCAGAAGGAAGAGTTAAAAAAACTACTTCTTTTTTGTCTGGAGCATGTCCCAGCATACAAAAAGTTTGAATATTTAAGAGAAAAAATTATGACCGAACCAGAAAACGCTTTGCTTGAATTTCCTATCTTAGAGAAAAAAGAGTTCAACCAAAATAGAGATTTGTATTTGTCTGACAAAGCAAATTTATCTCGCTGTATTCTCAACAAAACAGGTGGTTCTACAGGTGAGCCTGTGAAGTTTTACATAGACAGGGAGACAGTTGAGTGGTACGAGGCAGCAAGGTATTTGGGACTTTCATGGTGGGGGATTAATATTGGCGACAGGTGTCTTATGCTTTGGGCGTCCTTAAATGATATTGAAAATACAAAGAGTTTGAAAGACAAACTTAAAGAGCTTGTGTTGAAAAATAGACTGATAATCTCATCTTGGGAGATAAATGAAAGAAATATAAGAAATATAGCAAAGAAGATTCAAAAATACAAGCCTTCCTTTATATACGCTTATCCTTCGGCTGCTTATAAACTTGCAAGCCTTATTAAGGAGAATAAGATAGAGCTCAGATTAAAACTAAAAGGTGTTGTTACAACAGCCGAGAATTTATATAAATACCAGAAAGATTTGATAGAAGAGGTTTTCAAATGTCCTGTGATAAATGAATATGGTGCAAGAGATGGAGGTATTATTGCCTATCAATGCAGAAAAGGTAAGATGCATTTGATGACTCTAACAGGCTATTACGAGTTTGTCGATATTGAAGGTGTGGAGGATAAAAACAAAAAAGCTATTCTAGTTACAGACCT is drawn from Caldicellulosiruptor naganoensis and contains these coding sequences:
- a CDS encoding phosphoglucomutase/phosphomannomutase family protein → MKKITFGTDGWRGVIADDFTFDNVKIVAQAISDYVLETYESPKIIVGYDYRFHSENFAKICAEILSSNGIQVLFSQNPIPTPAVAHAVVKKGASGAIMITASHNPYYYNGIKFIPHYGGPANTQITDKIIKNVERIQKEGLKDINPDKDLIEYFDYKEEYLNDILNLIDKKAFEGKQLKVLVNPMYGCGIGYIDEALRRLGCDVKVINNWRDPLFGGHLPEPNLENMKDLLEIIKTEEFDLGLATDGDADRFGVVNPDGQFISANEVIFMLTDYLINTRGKASSVARTVATTSMIDKIAQKHGMRCIETPVGFKYIAECLMKEDALIGGEESGGLSIKGHVPEKDGILADLLVAEAVAKLEKSPREILDRIESEYGKLYSKRIDVRTTHSKKQEALERIKNFGKDNVAGLRCLEYRTRDGLKVILEDEAWFLVRASGTEDLIRIYAESKDAKTLENILSEVKEYLGL
- a CDS encoding D-alanine--D-alanine ligase family protein; translation: MTKLKVAVLFGGVSTEHEVSIISAKSVMQNLDKEKYEIIPIGITKEGKWLLYTGKIEDLDSKWTMYSIECFISPDRTKKALVKIKDGEATFIDIDVVFPVLHGLNGEDGTVQGLLELSGIPYVGCGVLSSALCMDKAFAKKLALLEGIPQGHFLVIYKDEYLSKKEYFIRRIESEFSYPVFVKPANSGSSVGISKAKDKDELILAIHEAFLYDTKILIEEAINAREIECAVLGNSEIFVSALGEIVPSREFYSYEAKYIDGSSELIIPAKLEKQVEDEIKELAIKIYKLFECSGMARIDFFVDKETNKVYFNEVNTIPGFTSISMYPKLMEYSGIPYPQLLDRLIQFAIEKNQQKQSIKYSKEG
- the murI gene encoding glutamate racemase; translated protein: MDTRPIGIFDSGLGGLTVFKEIVNLMPNESIVYFGDTARIPYGSKSKETVTKFATQNTRFLLSKNVKIVVVACNTASAYAYEYLKSQFDVPIVAVIEPGAKAAVLATKNKKVGVIGTEGTIASGSFEKKILEYDPEIEVYSKPCPLFVPLVEEGWVDKEVTYLVAKEYLEEFREKGIDTLVLGCTHYPFLQNVIKKILPEVTLINPALETAKQTYEVLKQNNMLNSSEEEPTYYFYASDNLKKFEAVASIFLNEKIKCEEKIDIEKY
- a CDS encoding DUF1934 domain-containing protein produces the protein MKKDVLIFVKGTQEYPINSLENSIEFFTEGTFYKKGESFYVTYKESELTGLEGTTTTFKIQPNHITLIRYGDVTSTLIFEPGKRHISTYITEDGVIMIGVYTKKMRVDLTENGGEVFVEYAIDLDSHMMSENDFLLKIKEAGVKN
- the argS gene encoding arginine--tRNA ligase, whose translation is MNLVKLAKDQIKDTIEKAINTCVEKGIFQLNDVVPPIMIEKPKEKAHGDFATNIAMELTRKLKKNPREIAQNIVDNIDLTNTLIEKVEVAGPGFINFFFKRQWLYKVVDAILSEGDDYGKVDIGNGKKVMVEFVSANPTGPMHMGNARGGALGDCLANLLKWAGYKVTKEFYVNDAGNQIEKFGQSLEIRYRQLKGEKIELPEDCYHGEDIIERVKEYLNENGDDLETLPSEERRKKLVEFALKRNIALMKEHLQKYGIEYNVWFHESSLYTSGEVFETIEELKKRGFTYEKDGAVWFAASKLDENLKDEVLIRTNGIPTYFAADIAYHRNKFEKRGFDIVIDIWGADHHGHVPRMKAAMKALGIDPERLVIILMQLVRLVRGKEVVRMSKRTGKAITLIDLIEEIGKDAARFMFNTKSADTHIEIDLDLVTQQTLDNPVFYVQYAHARTCGIIRALSEEGIVLNKEKIRLELLQQEEELELLKKLLELPEEIEIAARNLDVSRVTKYLLDLASIFHAFYNACRVKNENEELMHTRLSLVECVRIVTKNVLTLLGVDAPEKM
- a CDS encoding phenylacetate--CoA ligase family protein; this translates as MDIFAILIRNVFFPLMELFKGNRIRKKLNILRNNQSKSKLEIENIQKEELKKLLLFCLEHVPAYKKFEYLREKIMTEPENALLEFPILEKKEFNQNRDLYLSDKANLSRCILNKTGGSTGEPVKFYIDRETVEWYEAARYLGLSWWGINIGDRCLMLWASLNDIENTKSLKDKLKELVLKNRLIISSWEINERNIRNIAKKIQKYKPSFIYAYPSAAYKLASLIKENKIELRLKLKGVVTTAENLYKYQKDLIEEVFKCPVINEYGARDGGIIAYQCRKGKMHLMTLTGYYEFVDIEGVEDKNKKAILVTDLHNYVMPRLRYRLGDVVTLDDEMCDCGIGFPTIKEIDGRIDEIFVAKSGEIYDSHFFNILAREMEGVLQYQLIQHDLDNMTLKIVKGKRFDEREVEQFVKSIKSKFGDISIKVDYVNEIPTGPSGKIRYTIREYKIPIMRTLLPLVKIGATMLALLSIDL